A genomic stretch from Clavelina lepadiformis chromosome 5, kaClaLepa1.1, whole genome shotgun sequence includes:
- the LOC143459529 gene encoding uncharacterized protein LOC143459529, with translation MKIIVAGFSKTGTKSLAIALIRLGYKVYDMLEHFGYHGEEWEKILVTGGSAEDFRKMYKDVDAVLDVPAFCFWEQIHEAFPDAKIILTMRDEDDWYRSWHKQTSSVNVDSFFKLMKIISPSGRRLFQHMKAFCPPAYGFELRSAWRHTPINEMVLKMKYRQHYEYVLKHAPEDKLLTYSIRDGWAPLCQFLGRPIPDSPFPHENVGGEVIKLFIQNNPIMQRIVKETFVSLGVILLLILFAVYCYICV, from the exons ATGAAGATAATTGTAGCCGGGTTTTCAAAAACTGGCACAAAATCGCTGGCAATCGCCCTGATCCGACTTGGATACAAGGTCTACGACATGTTGGAACATTTCGGTTACCATGGCGAAGAGTGGGAAAAGATCCTTGTGACGGGAGGAAGTGCAGAGGACTTCCGGAAGATGTATAAAGATGTGGATGCGGTACTGGACGTACCAGCGTTTTGTTTTTGGGAACAAATTCACGAAGCTTTTCCCGATGCAAAG ATTATTCTAACAATGCGGGACGAGGACGACTGGTACCGAAGTTGGCATAAACAAACGAGTAGTGTCAACGTTGACTCATTTTTCAAGTTGATGAAAATCATCTCACCAAGTGGGAGACGACTTTTTCAGCACATGAAAGCTTTTT GTCCCCCTGCGTATGGATTTGAACTTAGATCAGCCTGGCGTCACACACCGATCAATGAGATGGTCTTGAAAATGAAATACCGACAACATTACGAATATGTTCTCAAG CACGCTCCAGaagacaaacttttaacatATAGCATTCGTGATGGCTGGGCGCCGTTGTGCCAGTTTTTGGGCAGACCAATTCCCGACAGCCCCTTTCCTCATGAAAATGTCGGAGGAGAAGTGATAAAGTTATTTATCCAAAACAATCCCATAATGCAGAGAATTGTAAAGGAGACTTTTGTCTCGCTCGGTGTTATATTGCTTTTGATTCTGTTTGCCGTCTATTGCTATATTTgcgtttaa